In the Chromatiaceae bacterium genome, one interval contains:
- the cysZ gene encoding sulfate transporter CysZ, whose product MWSTIGGFFLPFQGLTLVFRPGLRRYVLVPLVLNVVIFAGLAYVAGHYFDVFMDRWLPTHEWLAFLRWVLWAIFATAYALALFYGFTLIANLIGAPFNALLAARVEEKLTGELPQQADASVLAAIGPALAGELSKILYLASRALPLLILFLVPGLNILVSIGWVLFGFWFLTIEYADYPMGNHGIAPRDQRKHLRSRRWKSLLFGAGVTTLMLIPVLQFAAMPAAVAGATRLWVDDLQPD is encoded by the coding sequence ATGTGGTCCACGATAGGCGGTTTTTTCCTGCCGTTCCAAGGTTTAACCCTCGTATTTCGTCCCGGCCTGCGGCGCTACGTACTGGTTCCGCTGGTCCTCAACGTCGTCATATTCGCCGGTCTCGCGTATGTCGCCGGCCATTATTTCGACGTCTTCATGGATCGCTGGCTGCCGACGCACGAGTGGCTCGCGTTCCTGCGCTGGGTGCTCTGGGCGATCTTCGCAACGGCCTATGCGCTGGCGTTGTTCTACGGTTTCACCCTGATCGCCAACCTGATCGGCGCGCCTTTCAACGCCTTGTTAGCGGCGCGTGTCGAGGAAAAGTTAACCGGTGAGCTGCCGCAACAGGCCGATGCCTCAGTGCTCGCCGCGATCGGCCCCGCACTGGCCGGCGAACTGAGCAAGATCCTGTATCTCGCCAGTCGCGCACTGCCGTTGCTGATCCTGTTCCTGGTTCCCGGACTGAACATCCTGGTCAGTATTGGATGGGTCCTGTTCGGGTTCTGGTTTCTCACGATCGAGTACGCCGATTACCCGATGGGCAATCACGGCATCGCGCCGCGAGATCAACGCAAACACCTGCGGAGCCGGCGCTGGAAATCCCTGTTATTCGGGGCCGGGGTGACCACGCTGATGCTGATCCCGGTGCTGCAGTTCGCGGCGATGCCTGCCGCCGTCGCCGGCGCGACCCGGCTGTGGGTCGACGATCTGCAACCGGATTGA
- a CDS encoding HAD family hydrolase, protein MSELKALLFDVDGTLADTERDGHRVAFNRAFREAGLDWDWTVELYGKLLSVTGGKERIRYYLDSFNRDFRRPDDLAGFIAGLHRDKTRHYMALMAEGAIPLRPGVRRLLEQARGAGLRLAIATTTTPENVSALLSNALAADGLDWFEVVGAGDIVPHKKPAPDIYTWVLERMQLDPDEVIAFEDSAHGVHSARDAGIERVVVTVNDYTLGQDFSAAMVVLDSLGEPRRPATSIAGPAPQAGMVDLPFLREVLGAGAEVPG, encoded by the coding sequence TTGAGTGAGCTGAAAGCCTTGTTGTTCGACGTCGACGGTACGCTCGCCGACACGGAACGCGACGGCCACCGCGTGGCATTCAACCGCGCGTTCCGCGAGGCCGGCCTGGACTGGGACTGGACGGTCGAGCTGTACGGCAAGTTGCTGAGCGTGACCGGCGGCAAGGAGCGGATACGGTATTACCTCGACAGCTTCAACCGCGATTTCCGTCGTCCCGACGATCTGGCGGGCTTCATCGCGGGTTTGCATCGCGACAAAACCCGTCACTACATGGCGTTGATGGCCGAGGGCGCGATACCCTTGCGCCCGGGCGTACGCCGTCTGCTGGAACAGGCCCGGGGCGCCGGCCTGCGGCTGGCGATCGCGACGACCACGACTCCGGAGAATGTCAGCGCACTGCTCAGCAATGCATTGGCGGCAGACGGTCTGGATTGGTTCGAGGTGGTCGGTGCGGGTGATATCGTGCCGCACAAGAAACCGGCGCCGGACATCTACACCTGGGTACTGGAACGCATGCAACTGGATCCCGACGAAGTCATCGCATTCGAGGACTCGGCGCACGGTGTGCATTCCGCGCGCGATGCCGGCATCGAACGGGTTGTCGTGACGGTCAACGATTACACGCTGGGCCAGGATTTCAGCGCCGCCATGGTGGTGCTCGATTCGCTCGGCGAGCCGCGCCGCCCGGCCACCAGCATTGCCGGGCCGGCGCCGCAGGCGGGGATGGTCGACCTGCCTTTTCTGCGCGAGGTGCTCGGCGCCGGGGCTGAAGTACCCGGATGA
- a CDS encoding polysaccharide biosynthesis/export family protein, with amino-acid sequence MRNLLRSVRLVTTLGALAGVLVMTGCASQKNARPELPTASGDAQYSTRYRIAPGDSVQIFVWRNPEVSTSVPVRPDGLLSAPLLEEVPAAGKTPAELARDLEAELATYLRDPLVTVIVGSFVGTFREQIRVVGESARPKALLYRDSMTLLDVMVETGGLTQYAAGNDATLIRAVDGNQEQFRLRLDDLLKDGDITANVDMRPGDIIIVPEAWF; translated from the coding sequence ATGCGGAATCTCCTTAGATCAGTGCGCTTGGTCACCACGCTGGGCGCCCTTGCGGGGGTTTTGGTAATGACGGGGTGCGCGTCGCAGAAAAATGCGCGGCCTGAACTGCCGACGGCCAGCGGTGATGCCCAATATTCGACGCGCTATCGGATTGCACCGGGCGACTCGGTGCAGATATTCGTCTGGCGTAACCCCGAAGTCAGCACCTCGGTGCCGGTGCGCCCGGACGGCCTGCTTTCCGCGCCGCTGCTCGAGGAGGTCCCTGCGGCGGGCAAGACGCCGGCCGAACTCGCGCGCGACCTGGAGGCCGAATTGGCGACCTACCTTCGCGATCCGCTGGTCACGGTAATCGTGGGGTCGTTTGTCGGCACCTTCCGCGAGCAGATCCGCGTCGTCGGTGAGTCGGCCAGGCCCAAAGCGCTGCTGTACCGTGATTCGATGACCCTGCTCGACGTGATGGTCGAAACCGGCGGCCTGACGCAATACGCGGCGGGCAACGATGCGACGTTGATCCGTGCGGTCGACGGTAATCAGGAGCAGTTCCGCCTGCGGCTCGACGACCTGCTGAAAGACGGCGATATCACGGCCAACGTCGACATGCGGCCTGGCGATATCATCATTGTCCCAGAGGCATGGTTCTGA
- a CDS encoding AAA family ATPase → MYESFYNLSGKPFQLSPDARFFFNSSGHNRAMAYLRYGLRQGEGFIVITGGIGTGKTMLVSNLFKELHDESVVAAQLVSTQINEDEVLRMISASFGLAHENLSKAALLRNLEAFFRARRAEGRRVLLVVDEAQNLPPRSIEELRMLSNYQEDGQALLQSFLLGQLELKQTLQSPGMEQVRQRIIAGYHLRPLDRQELQAYVEHRLTLVGWQNDPLLGDEAFDAIFSATGGVPRRVNNLCDRLLLFGSLEELHELDGSHVQTVVEEMAQEMGQANAETATQTRPTVRAESTSTQRPTDLEGRVALLEQEVAQLRGALAKNRRMLKQAIMLQMDMDDDDEPLPSG, encoded by the coding sequence ATGTACGAATCCTTCTACAATCTGTCCGGCAAACCTTTCCAGCTGAGCCCGGACGCGCGGTTCTTCTTCAATAGCTCCGGGCACAACCGGGCGATGGCCTACCTTCGTTACGGGCTCCGTCAGGGGGAAGGTTTCATCGTCATAACCGGCGGTATCGGGACCGGCAAGACCATGCTGGTCAGCAACCTGTTCAAGGAATTGCACGATGAAAGCGTCGTCGCCGCACAGCTGGTTTCGACCCAGATCAACGAAGACGAAGTGTTGCGCATGATCAGTGCATCGTTCGGCCTGGCCCACGAAAACCTTTCCAAGGCCGCGCTGCTCCGCAACCTCGAGGCCTTTTTCCGCGCACGGCGTGCCGAGGGCAGACGTGTCCTGCTGGTCGTCGACGAGGCGCAGAACCTGCCGCCGCGATCGATCGAAGAGCTGCGCATGCTGTCCAATTACCAGGAAGACGGGCAGGCACTGCTGCAAAGTTTCCTGCTCGGTCAGCTCGAACTGAAGCAGACCCTGCAGAGCCCCGGCATGGAGCAAGTGCGTCAGCGCATCATTGCCGGATACCATCTCAGGCCGCTCGACCGCCAGGAATTGCAGGCGTATGTCGAACACCGGCTCACGCTGGTCGGTTGGCAGAATGACCCCCTGCTCGGCGACGAGGCGTTCGACGCGATCTTTTCGGCGACCGGCGGCGTGCCGCGTCGGGTGAACAATCTGTGCGATCGACTGCTGTTGTTCGGATCGCTGGAAGAACTGCACGAACTCGATGGTTCACACGTGCAGACAGTGGTTGAGGAGATGGCGCAGGAGATGGGGCAGGCGAACGCCGAAACGGCGACCCAAACCCGACCGACGGTACGCGCAGAGAGTACCAGCACTCAGCGCCCGACTGACCTGGAGGGGCGTGTCGCGTTGCTGGAACAGGAGGTGGCGCAGCTGCGCGGGGCTTTGGCAAAGAATCGGCGCATGCTGAAGCAGGCCATCATGCTGCAAATGGATATGGATGACGACGATGAACCATTGCCGTCCGGCTGA
- a CDS encoding aminotransferase class I/II-fold pyridoxal phosphate-dependent enzyme produces the protein MRIARRMQEIAPFRVMQILAQARALETAGRDIVHMEIGEPDFESPRPVIEAAMRALRDGQTRYTPAAGLPALREAIADYYARRFAVSIDPARVLITPGASGALQLVLGALVDPGDRVVVTDPGYPCNRHMISQLGGVPVALPVSVDDGYAVRPDALQPLIGEGLRALMLASPANPTGNLIGNAEIAALAAQLRTQPDTLLVCDEIYQGLQYDAPPQTALALGDDNIVVINSFSKFFGMTGWRVGWLVAPEGLVEPLERLAQNLFIAAPTPSQFAALAAFKASTMAILEERREAFRHRRDFLYDALTELGFGIGARPAGAFYLYADIRPFADDGETLCRRLLEGAGVAITPGVDFGAHLAGRHVRFAYTTDLDRLAIGVERIAAWLRTET, from the coding sequence ATGAGAATCGCGCGCCGCATGCAGGAGATCGCGCCGTTCCGGGTGATGCAGATCCTCGCGCAGGCGCGCGCGCTCGAGACCGCCGGGCGTGACATCGTGCACATGGAGATCGGCGAACCGGATTTCGAATCGCCTCGGCCGGTGATCGAGGCGGCCATGCGCGCCTTGCGCGACGGACAGACGCGCTACACGCCGGCGGCCGGTCTGCCGGCATTGCGCGAGGCGATCGCCGACTACTACGCGCGACGTTTTGCGGTGAGCATCGACCCGGCGCGGGTCCTGATCACGCCGGGTGCCTCGGGTGCGCTGCAGCTGGTGCTGGGTGCGCTGGTCGATCCCGGCGACCGCGTGGTCGTGACCGACCCCGGCTACCCGTGCAACCGTCATATGATCTCGCAGCTGGGTGGCGTGCCGGTCGCGCTGCCCGTTTCGGTGGACGACGGCTACGCGGTCCGGCCGGATGCCCTGCAGCCGCTGATCGGCGAGGGTCTGCGGGCACTGATGCTCGCGTCGCCGGCGAACCCGACCGGCAACCTGATCGGGAATGCCGAGATTGCCGCACTGGCCGCGCAGCTGCGGACGCAACCGGACACGCTGCTGGTCTGTGACGAGATCTACCAGGGCCTGCAATATGACGCGCCGCCGCAGACCGCGCTCGCACTCGGCGACGACAATATCGTCGTCATCAACAGCTTCTCGAAGTTCTTTGGCATGACCGGTTGGCGGGTCGGATGGCTGGTCGCGCCGGAAGGGCTGGTCGAACCGCTCGAACGCCTCGCCCAGAACCTGTTCATCGCCGCGCCGACACCGTCGCAGTTTGCCGCGCTGGCCGCGTTCAAGGCATCGACGATGGCGATCCTCGAAGAGCGGCGCGAGGCGTTCCGGCATCGACGCGATTTCCTGTACGACGCCTTGACCGAGCTGGGGTTCGGGATCGGCGCGCGACCGGCCGGCGCCTTCTATCTGTACGCGGACATCCGGCCATTTGCCGATGATGGCGAGACGCTCTGCCGGCGCCTGCTGGAAGGGGCCGGGGTGGCAATCACCCCCGGCGTGGATTTCGGCGCCCATCTGGCCGGCCGGCACGTGCGTTTTGCGTACACGACCGATCTTGACCGTCTGGCGATCGGTGTCGAGCGGATCGCCGCCTGGCTGCGCACCGAGACCTAG
- a CDS encoding TIGR03016 family PEP-CTERM system-associated outer membrane protein → MHLAKRGWLRNLGSFAGIAVVTVCFTGTASAGEWRLKDSVTASATVVDDSEGSSGTVLQLSPSLNLTGKGGRSKANAHYRLTLSEGTGDTNPRPIAHSLLAAGEVEAIEDFFFLGGEATARLSSGDGTTTSNVDSINFDRRGGQQSYSLRVKPIFKHHLNRYADFVSNNSVDYVVSDSGNSGSDSTSSRLHLGVQSGRYFGPLSWRSDVSQRSTHYDDRDDSTTTASAGVGYRVNPRLNLSSTIGWEDNDVETSRSDTNGITWSVGAAWNPTSRTSLSANYGSRYFGHTYSGQISHVSRRTRTGITVSRDISNRRSFELVDSFFFLADENGNIIVDPDTGDPVIVNIPDLRDINEDFISTRVSGIVTVTGRRTNVSVTGYLSKREYEVSQANEDTYGMTAHVSRRLGGDYSASVSGGYTHSVNDNDAKSDSFDVRFSLSKRLSPRTSASLSVSHQEDDFSDSGTETENRIGLSLTTSFL, encoded by the coding sequence ATGCATCTTGCCAAGCGCGGGTGGTTGCGGAATCTCGGCTCTTTCGCCGGGATTGCGGTGGTCACGGTTTGCTTCACTGGTACGGCGAGCGCCGGCGAATGGCGACTGAAGGATTCGGTCACTGCAAGCGCGACGGTGGTCGATGACTCCGAGGGTTCCTCCGGGACAGTGTTGCAACTGAGCCCGAGCTTGAACCTAACGGGGAAAGGCGGCCGTTCCAAGGCCAATGCGCACTACCGGTTGACGCTGTCAGAAGGCACCGGTGATACCAACCCGCGCCCGATTGCGCATTCCCTGCTGGCGGCCGGTGAAGTGGAGGCGATCGAGGATTTCTTCTTCCTTGGCGGCGAGGCCACGGCCCGTCTGAGCAGTGGTGACGGCACCACGACGAGCAACGTCGACTCGATCAATTTCGATCGGCGTGGCGGGCAACAGAGCTACTCGCTGCGAGTGAAACCGATCTTCAAGCATCACCTGAACCGTTACGCGGATTTTGTCAGCAACAACTCTGTCGACTACGTGGTCAGCGACTCCGGCAACAGCGGCAGCGATTCAACCTCGTCGCGATTGCATCTGGGGGTGCAAAGCGGTCGTTATTTCGGGCCTTTGAGCTGGCGGAGTGATGTCAGCCAGCGATCCACGCACTACGACGATCGCGACGACAGCACGACCACGGCAAGCGCCGGTGTCGGCTATCGCGTCAACCCCCGGCTGAATCTGAGTTCCACCATCGGTTGGGAGGACAACGACGTCGAAACCAGCCGCAGCGACACGAACGGGATTACCTGGTCTGTGGGGGCCGCATGGAACCCGACGTCACGCACCAGCCTGTCTGCAAATTACGGATCGCGGTATTTCGGCCACACCTATTCCGGCCAGATATCGCACGTCAGCCGGCGGACGCGTACCGGGATAACCGTGTCTCGCGATATCTCCAACCGGCGCAGTTTCGAACTGGTCGATTCGTTTTTCTTCCTTGCAGACGAGAACGGCAACATCATCGTCGATCCGGACACCGGCGACCCGGTCATCGTCAATATTCCGGATCTGCGTGATATCAACGAGGATTTCATCAGCACCCGCGTCAGCGGTATCGTGACAGTAACCGGGCGTCGCACCAACGTGTCCGTCACCGGGTACCTCTCGAAGCGCGAGTATGAAGTGTCGCAGGCGAACGAGGACACCTATGGCATGACGGCGCACGTCTCGCGCCGCCTTGGGGGTGACTACAGTGCCTCGGTCAGCGGTGGATACACCCATAGCGTCAACGACAATGACGCGAAAAGCGACAGCTTCGATGTGCGCTTTTCGCTGAGCAAGAGGTTGTCCCCGCGCACCAGCGCATCGTTGAGTGTCTCGCATCAAGAGGATGATTTTTCGGACAGCGGGACGGAAACAGAAAACCGGATCGGGCTCTCGCTCACCACGAGTTTTCTCTAG
- a CDS encoding chain-length determining protein, with protein sequence MHDVIVILLRYARGTWRFRWWMLGVAWLICVIGWSVVARIPDEFRASARVYVDTSSVLRPLLKGIAFNAGDTEQKIFLMTRTLLSQPNLEKVTRMTDLDLKATTDAEKDELLSRLKKNIRLSGTSRENLYTISHDSDSPELATMVVKSLLTIFMESNLGEARKEQDSATQFLEQQKSEYERRLRELDAELARFKQRNFEVLPEGSDSFYKRVRELKERIASDKLELAALEERLETTRRQVEGEVPSFGMVPVPEVTHNPETADIDRRIQSVQLRLDELNVRYTDRHPDVVQAQRSLADLKQERAGIIAEIQRRLAEAGPTAYDADKNPVYQQMRISMAQLEGDVAARKTRLAAYEKQLAELEGSIDKVLALEAERRDLLNDYQIAKKNYDVLETRLESARLGRKVDSTAENVRFRVVDPPRAPTKPSGPNRVLLSSLVLLAGLAVGFGVAFLMSQFRPTFDERQALSETLNLPVLGSVNMIWTTDQIRARKVRNVSFVLTLSGLLLTFGVVIALYQFNIELLPRLAQSLNLA encoded by the coding sequence ATGCATGACGTCATCGTAATACTGCTTCGGTACGCCAGGGGAACCTGGCGTTTCCGCTGGTGGATGCTCGGAGTCGCGTGGCTGATCTGTGTCATCGGTTGGTCGGTCGTGGCGCGCATTCCGGATGAGTTCCGGGCATCGGCGCGCGTCTACGTCGATACTTCCTCGGTGCTTCGCCCCTTGCTGAAAGGCATCGCGTTCAACGCGGGCGATACCGAACAGAAGATCTTTCTGATGACGCGGACCCTGCTCAGTCAGCCGAACCTGGAGAAGGTCACGCGCATGACGGACCTCGACCTGAAGGCGACCACCGATGCCGAGAAGGACGAGTTGTTGAGCCGCCTGAAGAAAAATATTCGTTTGTCCGGCACCTCCCGCGAAAACCTCTACACGATCTCGCACGATTCGGACTCTCCGGAACTCGCGACCATGGTCGTCAAATCGCTGTTGACCATCTTTATGGAGAGCAATCTGGGCGAGGCCCGCAAGGAGCAGGATTCGGCGACCCAGTTCCTCGAGCAGCAGAAATCGGAGTATGAGCGTCGTCTGCGTGAACTCGATGCCGAGCTGGCGCGTTTCAAACAGCGCAATTTCGAGGTCCTGCCGGAAGGTTCGGACAGCTTCTACAAGAGGGTGCGGGAACTGAAGGAGCGGATAGCTTCCGACAAGCTCGAACTGGCGGCCCTCGAAGAGCGTCTGGAGACGACACGTCGCCAGGTCGAAGGCGAGGTGCCGAGTTTCGGCATGGTGCCGGTGCCCGAGGTCACTCACAACCCGGAAACGGCCGATATAGACCGGCGTATCCAGTCGGTGCAGCTGCGCCTCGACGAACTGAACGTGCGCTACACGGATCGTCATCCGGACGTGGTCCAGGCGCAACGCTCATTGGCCGACCTCAAGCAGGAACGTGCTGGCATCATTGCGGAGATCCAGCGGCGGCTGGCAGAGGCCGGCCCGACCGCCTACGACGCCGACAAAAACCCGGTCTATCAGCAGATGCGCATCTCGATGGCGCAGCTCGAGGGTGACGTGGCAGCCCGAAAGACACGGCTTGCCGCTTACGAGAAGCAACTCGCGGAACTCGAGGGCTCGATCGACAAGGTACTGGCACTGGAAGCGGAGCGTCGCGACCTGCTGAACGATTACCAGATCGCCAAGAAGAACTACGACGTGCTCGAGACCCGCCTGGAATCGGCACGTCTCGGACGCAAGGTGGACAGCACGGCGGAAAACGTTCGCTTCCGGGTGGTCGATCCTCCGCGGGCGCCGACCAAGCCCTCCGGTCCGAATCGTGTCCTGCTGAGTTCCCTGGTCCTGCTCGCCGGCCTCGCGGTCGGGTTTGGGGTCGCTTTCCTGATGTCGCAGTTCCGACCGACGTTCGACGAACGTCAGGCGCTCAGCGAGACCTTGAATCTGCCTGTGTTGGGCAGCGTCAACATGATATGGACGACTGACCAGATCCGCGCACGCAAGGTGCGCAACGTGAGTTTCGTCCTGACGCTGAGCGGATTGCTGCTTACATTTGGCGTCGTGATCGCGTTGTATCAATTCAACATCGAACTTCTGCCGCGATTGGCGCAGTCGTTGAATCTGGCCTGA
- a CDS encoding AAA family ATPase has translation MTFEPPQASVETPEPEAFVAAEPAMELPLDESPTAPSDVLRIRALGLEGVLSPDSERSRTAEEYRMIKRPLLTRAFGQGAMGEAHRNLIMVTSSVEGEGKTFSSLNLAISIAMEMDRTVLLVDADLAKPGLSRLLKINNLPGLTDRLIDDSLDLKDLLVKTDIPKFSVLPAGRRHRRSTELLASNTMRHLLDELALRYADRVVLFDSPPLLATSEASVLAHQMGQICLVVESGVTPQFLVQDAVSQLNSVEKVSLILNKCKPDLFFGRYGYGYGYRYGYGYGYGYGSDEH, from the coding sequence ATGACTTTCGAACCGCCTCAGGCGTCGGTCGAAACGCCAGAGCCGGAAGCTTTCGTTGCCGCCGAACCGGCGATGGAACTTCCGCTCGACGAGTCTCCGACAGCGCCGAGCGATGTGTTGCGGATTCGTGCACTGGGCCTCGAAGGCGTGCTTTCGCCCGATTCCGAGCGCAGCCGCACGGCGGAAGAGTACCGTATGATCAAACGGCCGTTGCTGACGCGGGCGTTCGGCCAGGGGGCGATGGGCGAGGCGCATCGCAACCTGATCATGGTGACCAGTTCGGTCGAGGGCGAGGGCAAGACCTTCAGTTCGCTCAATCTGGCGATCTCGATCGCCATGGAAATGGATCGCACGGTCTTGCTGGTCGATGCCGACCTCGCGAAACCCGGCTTGTCTCGCCTGCTGAAGATCAACAATCTTCCGGGGCTGACTGATCGGCTGATCGATGACAGCCTGGATCTCAAGGATCTGTTGGTCAAGACGGACATACCCAAGTTCTCGGTGTTGCCGGCAGGGCGTCGGCACAGGCGTTCGACCGAACTGCTGGCCAGCAATACGATGCGCCATCTCCTGGACGAACTGGCATTGCGGTACGCGGACCGTGTCGTGCTGTTCGATTCCCCACCGTTGCTCGCCACCAGCGAGGCGAGCGTGCTCGCCCACCAGATGGGACAGATCTGCTTGGTCGTCGAATCCGGTGTCACGCCGCAGTTTCTAGTGCAGGACGCGGTATCGCAGTTGAATTCCGTCGAAAAAGTGTCGCTGATCCTGAACAAGTGCAAACCCGACCTGTTCTTCGGTCGCTACGGCTACGGCTACGGTTATCGATACGGCTATGGGTACGGATACGGCTACGGTAGCGATGAGCATTAG
- a CDS encoding DUF3473 domain-containing protein produces the protein MTVDVEDYFQVSAFERYIDRDSWDRQECRVERNVDRILALFDRHDAKATFFTLGWIAERYPAMVRRIVAQGHELASHGWSHVRVTQQDPEQFREDVIRTKSLLEDLSGKPVIGYRAASYSIGAANLWALGVLRDTGHKYSSSIYPIKHDLYGMPDAPRFVFRPVDDEFLEFPVTTVRVANKNLPCGGGGWFRLVPYAGMRWAMRRVNMVDGQPAIFYFHPWEIDPDQPRQSGLDAKTQFRHYLNLERMEARLERLLQDFAWGRMDEVLYFPNARREQPAAATVS, from the coding sequence ATGACCGTCGATGTCGAAGATTACTTTCAGGTCTCGGCATTCGAACGCTACATCGACCGTGATTCCTGGGATCGGCAGGAATGCAGGGTCGAACGCAACGTGGATCGAATCCTTGCGTTGTTCGATCGCCACGACGCCAAGGCAACGTTCTTCACCCTGGGGTGGATAGCGGAGCGTTACCCCGCCATGGTGCGCCGAATTGTCGCGCAAGGCCATGAATTGGCCAGCCATGGATGGTCGCACGTTCGAGTGACCCAACAGGATCCCGAGCAGTTTCGCGAAGACGTCATTCGGACCAAGTCTCTGCTGGAGGATCTGTCGGGTAAACCGGTGATCGGGTATCGGGCGGCCAGTTACTCCATCGGGGCCGCCAATCTTTGGGCGCTCGGGGTGTTGCGGGACACCGGACACAAATACAGCTCAAGTATCTACCCGATCAAACATGACCTTTACGGAATGCCGGATGCGCCGCGTTTTGTGTTCAGACCGGTCGACGACGAGTTTCTCGAGTTTCCGGTAACCACGGTCAGGGTCGCCAACAAGAATCTCCCGTGCGGCGGCGGCGGCTGGTTTCGTCTCGTGCCGTACGCTGGCATGCGGTGGGCCATGCGCCGGGTCAACATGGTGGATGGACAGCCGGCCATCTTTTACTTCCATCCGTGGGAGATCGACCCCGACCAGCCGCGTCAATCCGGACTCGATGCGAAAACCCAGTTTCGGCACTATCTGAACCTTGAGCGCATGGAGGCCCGTCTGGAACGTCTGCTGCAAGATTTTGCCTGGGGACGGATGGACGAAGTGCTGTATTTCCCCAATGCTCGCCGCGAGCAGCCTGCTGCGGCCACGGTCTCCTGA
- the xrtA gene encoding exosortase A, which translates to MNEAAHSVAPSWRATFVASVVVFVGMVLLFQSTALGMVHTWYNFETYTHGFLIVPITLWLIWQRRSHLLVFTPQPSAGFLVPVALGLGVWVLARLTGVLVVEQLAFVAIVISALGGVLGLQVTRFLAFPLLFLFFAVPMGEDLVPPMMEFTASFTVAALKLTGIPVYREGLWFSLPSGNWSVVEACSGVRYLIASVTLGFMYAYVTYHTLWKRILFIAVSAVVPILANGVRAYIIVMIGHLSGMKYATGVDHLIYGWFFFGIVMFILFWIGSYWQEEQDAPAFVPPPRVLSRESVGLRVAAVALSALGLSLAVVLFTMRAENASVQLVGQFSAPNSIDRWRAIEASPLWSPDYLPTDQTIEARYADPDGDQVQLFVALYPQQRQGVEAISQQNKIAADLERSAGLDSVRVDLGGEEVRVVRSKVIVPVGGVQQEHLVWQWYRVAGRNLTNRYEGKAWEALARIYPGRADGAWIAITTPLSVQGLDASDARLQDFARSAAPTIGRAIDHVLGIAD; encoded by the coding sequence GTGAATGAGGCAGCACACTCCGTAGCTCCAAGCTGGCGCGCGACATTCGTGGCCAGTGTCGTGGTATTTGTCGGAATGGTTCTGTTGTTCCAGTCCACCGCGCTGGGCATGGTGCACACCTGGTACAACTTCGAAACCTATACCCATGGGTTTCTGATCGTTCCCATCACGCTCTGGTTGATCTGGCAGAGACGTAGCCATCTGCTGGTCTTCACTCCGCAGCCGTCTGCAGGGTTTCTCGTTCCAGTCGCGCTCGGACTCGGCGTATGGGTGCTGGCACGGCTGACCGGCGTGTTGGTGGTTGAACAACTGGCATTCGTCGCGATCGTCATCAGTGCCTTGGGCGGCGTACTCGGACTGCAGGTCACGCGTTTTCTGGCGTTTCCATTGCTGTTCCTGTTCTTCGCCGTGCCGATGGGTGAGGACCTCGTGCCGCCGATGATGGAATTCACGGCCAGTTTCACGGTTGCGGCATTGAAGTTGACCGGCATCCCTGTCTATCGCGAGGGCCTGTGGTTCTCGTTGCCGAGCGGCAACTGGTCAGTGGTTGAGGCGTGCAGCGGTGTGCGATATCTGATCGCATCGGTGACGCTGGGTTTCATGTACGCCTATGTGACTTATCACACCTTGTGGAAGCGCATCCTGTTCATCGCGGTGTCGGCTGTAGTGCCTATCCTTGCGAACGGTGTGCGTGCCTACATCATCGTGATGATCGGCCACCTCAGCGGCATGAAATATGCGACCGGCGTTGATCATCTGATCTACGGCTGGTTCTTCTTCGGCATCGTGATGTTCATCCTGTTCTGGATCGGTTCCTATTGGCAGGAGGAGCAGGATGCGCCCGCATTCGTTCCGCCGCCGCGCGTATTGAGTAGGGAATCGGTGGGGTTACGTGTTGCGGCGGTGGCATTGTCGGCGCTCGGCCTGTCACTCGCCGTGGTGCTGTTTACCATGCGTGCGGAAAACGCGTCGGTACAGCTGGTCGGCCAGTTTTCCGCGCCGAACTCGATAGATCGCTGGCGTGCGATCGAAGCGTCGCCGCTATGGTCACCCGATTATCTGCCCACCGATCAGACCATCGAGGCGCGCTACGCTGATCCAGACGGCGACCAGGTTCAACTGTTCGTGGCGCTGTATCCGCAGCAGCGGCAGGGTGTCGAGGCGATCAGCCAGCAGAACAAGATCGCGGCCGATCTGGAGCGCTCCGCCGGACTCGATTCGGTGCGCGTCGACTTGGGTGGCGAAGAGGTCCGCGTGGTTCGGTCCAAGGTCATCGTGCCTGTCGGCGGCGTGCAACAGGAACATCTCGTCTGGCAATGGTACCGGGTTGCGGGGCGGAACCTGACAAACCGGTACGAAGGCAAGGCCTGGGAGGCGCTGGCGCGCATCTATCCGGGGCGTGCCGATGGTGCCTGGATCGCCATCACGACGCCACTGAGTGTCCAGGGGCTCGACGCCAGCGATGCCCGCCTGCAGGATTTTGCACGCAGTGCTGCGCCGACGATCGGCAGGGCGATCGATCACGTGCTTGGTATCGCGGACTGA